GGTTGTCGCGCTCGTCCACGGCCAGGCCGAAGTCGGAGTAGAAGTCCCTGCCCTGGGCCAAGTCGGGCAGTTGGAGGCCGTAATGCAGAAGGCCACTGACGTGCATGGTGCGTTCCCTCATCAGTCAGTCCGCCCCGGGGTGAGGGGCGGACGGTTTGGTCACTTGCCGGTCGCAGCGGCGCCGGACACAAAGCCATAGACCGTCTGGTCGTCGTAGGCGTGCCCGGAGCCTGCGGAGCGGGGGAGGGGGCGGCTGCCCGCTTCCCCGCTCCGCTCCGAGGTGGGGGCCGGAGTCGGTCCGGCGTACTCAGCTCCGTGAGAAGCACTCGAATATGGTGTTGAGGGGTCGCTGCCTCCTTGGCCTCGTGCCGTGGCGCCGGACGGTCGCCGGACCGGTGGCGTTGCCCCGACGGCTTTGTCGGGCCCGCTGCGTCCGGCCCGGCTTCCTCGCGGTCGGCGCCGATCGTGCCGGCGCGCGAGCACAGCGCTCCCACTCTGTCGTCGGCCAGCCGGCCGGAAGCAGTGCCAGCGCCTGCTCTACCGATGGTGACGACGGCCGTGCGCCCGGCGAGCTGACCGGTAACTCTTGCAGGTCCTCGGCTGGAGCTATGACCGACTCGGTGTCGAGGGTCGCGAACAGGACGGCGGCGTCAATGTGGATCCGCAGCGAGGTGATGAGGCCGGCGGAGGTGCGTTCGATGACCGTGACGCACGGGAGAAGCACCTCGGCGCCGCCTCGAGTGAAATAGCGGACACGGGCTTCGAGTACGAGGGTGGTCGGGTCGAGCTGCCAGCGGTTGCGCCACTCGTGTTCCATCTTGGTGAGCGCCGCGCGCAGGTTTTCCAGCACTTCGCGCACGGCGGGATGGCCGATGGCAGGCGGGGTGCCGCCGAAGACGATCTCTCCGTCGGGGGCAAACCGGTCGAGGACGCGCTGCGTGTCCTGGGCGTCGACGTCGGCGTAGAAGGAGTCGATCCAGCTGATCGTGTCGGAGTCGTCAGACATCTTTGTCGCTCCGTCCGGGCTGTTGGGTGTCAGGCCGCGTCGGCGGTCGCGAGTCGACGCACTGCGTCTCTGGTGGCGGTCACGGCCCGGGCGTAGTCGTCGGTCATGGTCTTGGCGAACGCCTCCTCCGCCTCGGAGCTGCCGGGGACTCCCACGAGGGCCAGGGCGAAGCTGAAGCGCAACTGCATGTCGTCGCCGTCGCACTCGATCTCGTTGGAAAGGGTCCCGAGGACCGGCCCCGACAGGCGGGTGAACACCACCCGGTGGGGCTCGTCGAGCGTGATGCGCTCTCGGAATGCGTCGCCCCGGATGCGGATGTCGCGGTCGAAGCTGCCGTCCTCGTGCCTGGCAACCACGGTGCAGTCGCTCATCACGGCAACGAACGGGAGGGCATTGTTGGCCTTTCGGACCAAGCCATCCCACACCGCCGCACGGCTGAGGCGGGGGGCTCCCGGCTCGTTGACGGGCACTGTATGGCTTACGAAGATCATCAGACCTCCTCTTTCAGCCGGCGGCGTTGCCGGCTCTGAGAGAACGAAAGTGCAAAGGCGCCGTTATGACGCTCGCGCGGGCGGACAACGCTGCCGGACAGTGGGTGCAGTCGGGCCGTGCCACGTGTCTTTCGGCGAGGACCGGAGGCAGTGATGCAGGGAGCCGGTGCGCGTGTGGATGACGCCTGGTTCGCCGGAGGTGCCGAAGAGTTCTTTTGCTGATCGGGCGGCATCGTCGATGTCCTCGGCCGAGGTCGTCATGCGGGGGGCCCTTCGTCGTAGCCGAAGAAGCCTCGCGTTTGAGCGGTCTCGGGCCAGTGGTTGCAGAGGGCTCCGGTCAGCTGTGTCTGCAGGCACAGGGGCGGGTTGCAGGGACAGGTGCGTCGGGCCTCGGGGGTCCCGGCCTGCACTCTTGTCGGCCAGTCGGGGTCGACGAAGAGGGGGCGGGCCAGGCCCACAGCCGATCCCTGGTGCGTTTGGAGGGCGCGCACTGCCTCACGGGGGTCGCCGAGACCGCCGTTGGCGACGACCGGGATCCTCACCGCACGCTGCAGAGCGGCCGAGTCATCGAGCGAGAAGCCCGGCTTGGCCAGCATGCCCGCGTTGTGAGGCATGCGCATGGTCTCGAACGTGGCGGGAATGGCGAAGAGGAATGCTGCGCCTTCGCTCTCCAGCAGCGGAGCCAGCCGCTCGGCGTCGTCGAGGCTCCATCCACCCTCGACCCGCTCGTCGCTGAGCAGATGCACTCCGACAACGAAGTCCGGGCCGGTGTTGGCGACGATACGGCGTACGACCTCGAGCAGAAACCGCGTTCGGCCGACGAAGTCGCCGCCCCATTCGTCGGTGCGCTGATTGGTACGCGGAGACAGGAACCCGGAGATGAGGAAGCCCTGTGCGGCGTGTACGTCCACGCCGTCGAACCCGGCACGCTCGCACAGTTGCGCGGCACGCACGAACTCCTCAATGGATTCTTCGATCTCCTCAGGCGTGATTTCCTGCGGTGTGACGACCCGGCCCCGGGTCAGTTCGAAGGGGATCGCGGAGGGAGCGAGCCGGCGGCGGCTCTCGTACTCCTCCCAGGGCCCGGCGTACCGGCCGGCATGGACGATCTGGACGATCGAGAGGGCGCCGTGGCGACGGATCTCGGCAGCCAACTGCTGCAGTCCGGGCAACTGGTCCTCGTCGCTCACCAACGTCTGCAGCGGCATCTGGCGGCCTGCGCTGCTGATCGCGAAGTTCTCTGTGACCACGACTCCGGTGCCGCCCTGCGCGCGGCGGGCGTAGTGCTGGATTTCCCTTTCGGTCACCGTGCCGTCGGGGTTGGCGTATCCGACGGACATGGGGGCCTGGAAGATCCGGTTGCGGGCGGTGCGCCTGCCCAGGCTCAGTGGTGTGAACAGCGGCGCGAAGTCCGCTGCGACGTCGGCTGAGCTCGTGCTCATGGTGGAGGTCATCCCAGCTCCAGGTCTCTCAGGCCGCCTGCGGGGCGGGTGGCTCCTCGGCATGCCCTACGTGGTTGCGCAGGGAGCCCAGTGGTTCGATGTCGATGTGCAGCTCGTCGCCGGGACTCAGCGAGAGACCCTTCGCGACGCCGACCCCGGCGGGGGTGCCGGTGGCGAGCACGTCTCCGGGCTCGAGGGTCATCAGGGAGCTGGCCGCCGCGATGAGCCGTGCCACGCTGAAGATCATGTCCCTGGTGTTGCCGTCCTGTTCCAGCACGCCGTTGCGCCACAGGCGTATCGGCAGCGACTGCGGGTCGGGTACGAACCAGGAGGGCGTCACCCCGGGGCCGATCGGGCTGAAGGTGTCCTGTCCCTTGGACCCCAGCCAGTCGTAGGCGAAGGGTGGAGCCAGGGGGTTTTCCCGGGCGTGGAGGCCGCGTGCCGAGATGTCGTTGACGATCGTGTAACCCGCGACCGCCTCCAGGGCCCGCTCCACCTGCACACGATGGGTACGCCGCCCGATAACGACGCCCAGCTCGGCCTCCCAGTCCACCCGGGCACCCGGGCCGTCCGGAATCTCGATCAGGTCGTCGGGTCCGACGATCGTGGTCGGTGGCAGCAGGAAGAAGTACGGCTCCATGCCGGGCGGCACCTCGTCGACGCCCATCTCCCGGAGATGGTCGCTGTAGTTCGCGCCCGCGCAGACGAGTTTGGTGGGGGAGGGGATCGGCGTCAGGAGCCGCACCCCGTCCAGGAGCTTCCCCTGCGAGGGCTGCCAGTCGCGCAGCACCGGTTCCAGCTCCGCCCAGTCACGTAGCGCTGCTCCCACGTCCGGGTAGCGCGCCAGGACCGGGTTGTGCCACACGCCCCCCTCGGTATCGGCGACCGCGACGAACGACTCGCCTGGTTCTGGGCTGCGGTCCCCAGGACTGCAGGTGACCAGACTCCACACGGGCATGTGAACTCCCGAAGCTCGAAATAGTTGGCTGCCCTATCATTTGGAGGCTCCACGATAAAAGCGCCCCTGATCGGCCATGACCCCCAGAGTGCATACAGTTTCGCGGAGAGTCAATAGGTCGACCAAGGGTTGACTTCGACCCACGAAAGTGCACACAGTTTGCGCAGTGGATGGCCGGGCCGGTCCGGCGTGCACATCAACTGATCCGATCGGAGAGCGCCAATGACGGACCTGATCGCCCACCCGGCGGAGCAGGACGAGGGGGTGCCGGCATGACCGACGTGGCTCTGGCCGAGGTGGCGGAGACCCTGTTCGCCGCCTATGACACTCGGGTCCCTGTCGAACCGCCGGCGGCCAAGTACCAGGGCCTCACCCTGGCCGACGCCTACGAAATCCAGCTGCTGCAGATCCGCCGCAGGCTGGAGGCCGGCGCCCGGATCAAGGGGCACAAGGTCGGCCTGTCCTCACCCGCCATGCAGCGCCAGCTGGGTGTGGATCAGCCCGACTACGGCCACCTGCTCGACGACATGTTCTGGCTGGAGAACGCGCCCGTACCGGCGTCACGGTTCCTGCAGCCGCGCGTGGAGCCGGAGATTGCGTTCGTACTCAAACGACCACTGGCCGGCCCGGGCGTCACCGTGGCCGAGGCCGCCGCGGCAGTCGACTTCGTCCTGCCTGCGCTGGAACTCATCGACTCACGCATCCGCGACTGGCAGATCGGGATCATCGACACTATCGCCGACAACGCTTCGTCCGGCGGAGTCGTCCTGGGCAGCTCCCCCTCCCCGCTCGCCGACGTGGACCTGCGGCTCGCGGGATGCACCTTGCACCGCAACGCTGAACTCGTGGGGACCGGCGCGAGTGGCGCGGTGCTCGGGTCCCCCCTGACCTCGCTGGTGTGGCTGGCCAACACTGTCGGCGCCCGCGGCGTGGTGCTGGAGGCGGGACACGTAGTACTGCCCGGCTCCATCACCGCGTCCGTGCCCGTCGCCGCAGGTGACACCGTCACCGCAGCCTTCGCCGGGCTCGGCAGCGTCACAGCGCGTTTCACCGAGGAGACCACATGAGCAAGGCGACCGCGGCCATCGTCGGCCCCGGCAACATTGGAACCGATCTACTCGCCAAGCTGCTGCACAGCGAGACGGTCGACGTGCAGTACATGGTCGGCGTGGACCCCGCCTCTGACGGACTTGCCCGAGCGGCGAAGCTTGGTGTGGAGACATCCGCAGAAGGAGTCGACTGGCTGCTGTCCCGCGACGAAGTGCCGGAGATCGTCTTCGAGGCTACGTCGGCCAAGGCCCACATCGCCAACGCACCGCGGTACGCCGAGGCCTCCATCCAAGCGATCGACCTGACCCCTGCTGCCGTGGGCCCGTTCGTCTGCCCGCCCGTGAACCTGCGCGAGCATCTGCACGCCCCCAACATCAACATGATCACTTGCGGCGGACAGGCCACCGTCCCGATCGTGCACGCCGTTTCCCGCGTAGTGCCCGTCGAGTACGCCGAGATCGTTGCCTCGATCGCATCCCGGTCGGCCGGACCCGGCACCCGCGCGAACATCGACGAGTTCACCGAGACCACGGCGCACGCCATCGAGCAGGTCGGCGGCGCCCGCAAGGGCAAAGCCGTGATCATCATGAACCCGGTCGAGCCTCCCATGATCATGCGCGACACGGTCTTCTGCGCGATTCCGCAGGACTCCGACCGCGACGCGATCAGCGAGTCCATCGTCCGGATGGTCAGCGAAGTCGCCGAATACGTACCCGGCTACACCCTGCGCGCCGACCCGCAGTTCGACGACCCGCGCCCTGAATGGAAGGACCAGGCCCGGGTGGCCGTCTTCCTCGAGGTGCGCGGCCGGGGCGACTATCTGCCGCCCTGGGCAGGGAATCTGGACATCATGACGGCCGCGGCCGCTCGCGTAGGCGAGCTGCTGGCGGACGCGAAGACCACGGCGGTGAACTCATGACTCCCGAAACGACCGATGCTCCGCGCAAGCTGCGCATCACCGATTCGACCCTCAGGGACGGCTCGCACGCGATGCGGCACCAGTTCACCGAGGAACAGGTACGCGGCGTCGTCCACGCCCTGGACAACGCGGGTGTCGAGGTCATCGAAGTGGCCCACGGCGACGGCCTCGGCGGCTCAAGTTTCAATTACGGCTTCTCCAAGGTCGACGAGATCCAGCTGATCGGGGCCGCCGTCGACGAAGCCACCCGCGCGAAGATCGCCGTCCTGATGCTGCCCGGCGTCGGCACGGTCACCGAGCTGAAGCGCGCCCACGCCGTCGGCGCGAGTGTGGCCCGCATCGCCACCCACTGCACCGAAGCCGACACCTCCGTCCAGCACTTCACTGCCGCACGGGCGCTCGGCATGGAGACGGTCGGCTTCCTGATGCTCTCGCACCGCATCGGCCCGGACGAACTCGCCAAGCAGGCCCGGATCATGGTCGACGCCGGCGCCCAGTGCGTGTACGTCGTCGACTCCGCCGGAGCCCTGGTGCTCGCAGATGCACAAGCCCGCGTCCAGGCCTTGGTCAAGGAGATCGGACACGAGGCCCAGGTCGGCTTCCACGGCCACCAGAATCTCTCCCTCGGCGTTGCCAACTCCGTGCTCGCCTACCAGGGCGGCGCCCAGCAGATCGACGGCGCTCTGTGCGCGCTCGGCGCCGGAGCCGGAAACTCACCGACCGAAGTGCTTGCGGCCACCTTCGAGCGCATGGGAATTCCCACCGGCGTCGACGTCGATCTGGCACTGGCTGCCGCCCAGGACGTGGTCAAGCCCTTCATCCCGCGGCTGCCATGGATGGACCGCTCTTCGATCGTGCAGGGCTATGCGGGCGTCTACTCCAGCTTCCTGTTGCACGCCGAACGTGCCTCGGAACGCTACGGCGTGCCCGCCCACGAGATCCTCGAGCAGGTGGGCGAAGCCGGCTACGTAGGTGGCCAGGAAGACATGATCATTGACATCGCTCTGCGGCTCGCTGAAGAGCGCGAGAAGGCGGGGGCCGATCGATGACCCGGAACATCGCCCACGCCGCCGCTGCCCTGCTGGAAGCAGAAGACAACCGCACCGACCGCACCCCGCTCACCGACGAGTGGCCCGAACTCGACCTGGCCACCGCGTACGCGGTTCAGGACGAAGCACTCCGCCGCAGGCTGGAGCGCGGCGAGAAGCTCGTCGGTGTCAAGCTCGGCCTGACCTCGCGGGCCAAGCAGGAGCGGATGGGCATTGCCACACCGCTCACGGCTTGGCTGACCGACGCCATGCTGCTGCCGACGGGCTCCCCGGTTCCGAAGGACGGGCTGATCCACCCACGAGCGGAACCCGAGATCGTGTTCGTCATGAAGGACAGGCTCGCTGGTCCCGGTGTCACTGCGGCAACGGCCCTGGCCGCAGTCGGCTCCGTGCACGGAGGCATCGAACTGATCGACAGCCGCTACCGGGGCTTCCGCTTCACACTGCCCGACGTGGTCGCCGACAACTGCTCCTCCGGCCGTTTCGTCACCGGCCCCGTCGCCCAGCCGCCCGAGAAGATCGACCTCACGATGGAGGCCTGCCTGGTCGAGGTCGACGGCCAAGTCACCGACAGTGCCACCGGCGCCGCCGTTCTGGGGCATCCGGCTGAGGCACTGGCTTTGGCAGCCAACGACCTCGCCCGCCGAGGCGTTGCGATCGAACCTGGCTGGCTGGTGCTGACCGGCGGCATGACCGACGCGGTCCCCGTACCGCCCGGCACCACCATCGCGGTCCACTTCACCCACCTCGGTTCGCTCCATCTGACAGGAGGCTGACATGCCGCTGATCGAAGCGATCCTGGTCGGCGGCCGTACACCGGACGGAATCCGCTCGCTCATCCCCGAGCTGACCGAGGGAGTCGTCAAGGCACTGGGCGTGCCGCAGCAGAGCGTTCAAGTCGCCGTTCGGGAGCTACCGAAGACGCACTGGGCGGCCGGCGATGTCACCGTCGCCGAACGCGAGACGGCAAGCCGGTTCGCGGAAGGACCGATCTGATGGAGCTCTACGGCCACGTGATCGACGGCAAGGAGGTGGCCGCTGCCTCGGACGCCACCTTCAACACCGTTGATCCATACACCCGTCAGGCCTGGGCGGAGATCGCGCTCGGCGACAGCTCCGACGCAGACCGTGCGGTGGCCGCCGCCCGCCGGGCTTTCGACTCAGGCCCGTGGCCGCGGATGGGCGCAGCCGAGCGAGGCCGTATCCTGCACCGCCTGGCCGACCTGATCGAGGCACACGCCGACGACCTCGGTCTGGCGGACACCCGGGACATGGGCAAGCCGATCGCCCAGTCCCGTGGCAACGATGTACCCCGCACGGCCGCGAACTTCCGGTTCTTCGCTGACCACGCACGGCTGTCCACCTCCGAGGCTTATTCGATGGACACCGGCCACCATGCCTACGCCCGTTTCGACCCGGCAGGGGTTGTGGCCGCGATCGCGCCGTGGAACTTCCCGATGATGCTGGAGTCCTGGAAGATCGCGCCCGCGCTCGCCTGGGGCAACACCGTGGTACTCAAGCCCGCCGAGGACACCCCCGTCTCCGCCACCCTGATGGCCCGGCTGGCGCTCGAAGCAGGAATGCCGCCCGGCGTGTTCAACGTCGTCCACGGCTACGGACCTGACTCGGCGGGCCAGGCCCTCACCGAGAATGCGGCCGTGGACCGGATCACCTTCACGGGCGAGTCGGGCACCGGCCGCATCATCGCCGAGGCAGGAGCCCGCAACCTCACCCCTGTCAGCCTTGAACTCGGAGGCAAGGGCGCCAACTTGGTCTTCGCCGATGCCGACCTGAACAACGCGGTCGAGTGGTCGATCCGGGCAGTGTTCACCAACTCGGGCCAGGTCTGTCTCGCAGGCTCTCGGCTGTACGTCCAGCGGGAGATCTACGACGAGTTCCTCACCCGGTTCATCGCAGCGGCCGACGCCATGGTCATCGGCGACCCCATGGACGAGACAACCCAGATCGGGCCGCTCGCCTCCGCGGAGCACCACGCGAAGGTCACCGGTTACGTGGACACCGTTGCGGAGCAGGGAGGCACGTTGCGAGCCGGTGGTCGCGACGACGGCTGGACGGTACGCCCCACGGTGATCACCGGCATGGGCCAGAACGCCCGGCACACCCGCGAGGAGATTTTCGGCCCCGTCGTCGTGGTGATCCCCTTTACCACCGAGGCCGAGGTGGTCGACCTGGCCAATGACACGCTGTACGGCCTCAACGCCATGTTGTTCACCGAGAACCTGCATCGCGCACACCGCGTCTCGGCCGCACTGCGTGCGGGAACCGTCTGGGTCAACTGCTTTTTCGTACGGGACCTGCGGGCGCCCTTCGGCGGCGTCGGTGACTCCGGAATAGGGCGCGGGGGAGGCACCTTCAGCCGTGAGTTCTTCACCGAGCCCAAGGCAGTGGTGATGCAGATTGCGCCGGAAGAGAACGCACAGTGAGGTTGGCGAGGGCATGGATACCGCGGCGCGGATGGACAACCAGGCCGCGATCGAGATCGGCACCAGAGATCTTTGGGACTGCTGAGGTTCGAAACGGCGGGTTCGTGCCGCGAACGTTTCCCGGCAAGCGCACGATCTGTTCACCCCGGACTCCGGACCGGTCGTGCTGGATCCCGGCAAGATCCCCTGTATCGGCCGGCCGGTGATGAGTCCATTTGACACCGGTGATCGCCGATGAGTCAGTAGATGAAGCCGTTCATGACTCGTTATGGGACTGCCACGGATCAGGCATGCAGAAGCCCGACATGTTTGGCAGCCCACACACGAAGGAGTGACCGACGAAGTTGGTAATATTTTGCATATGAAAGCGCGACTGGATGCGCTTGCCAGTTCCGAAGACATCACGGAGGGTGATGCCTTCGGACTGGCTCTTCTGCACGCCGTGGCCGGACTCGATGGCTTTGGTGGAGCAATACACCTGTGCGCTCCCCCCGCCAGGCTGCGTCTGGTGTCTTCGGTCGGACTGCATCCGGTGCTGCGCCAATCCTGGGAGATCATTGACCTGGAGGACGAGCCGGTTCCCGCACGCGCCGTCCGCGAGGGCGATGGCGTGTGGCTGCCCACCGCTCCATCCCGGGAGCTTGCTCACTCCGCCGGCCGATCGCTGGACGACCGGCTCGGCAGCGGGGCCGCCGCTGTCCCTCTGCACAGGGGCGGCAGGGTGACAGGATCGCTCACGGTCCTGACCGGCGCTCATGGCGGACCGTCGCAGGAGCAGTGGGACTTTCTCCATGCCGTGGCTGTGTGGGTCGAGCAGCAACTGGGACAGGGGCCACCCCCCGCCCAACGGTTCCGCTCGGACGGAAGCGATCTCCGGCAGGTGCTCAAGGCCGTCGAGGTCGGCTCATGGGACGTCGACCTCCGCACTGGCGAGATGCTCTGGGACGAGGCATGCATGGTCCTCCACGGCGTCGATCCGGTCGGCTTTGTGCCGCGAGTCGAGACGTGGCTGGAGTCCATCCACCCCGACGACCTGCCGCGGACGCTGGCCGCTGTCGAGACGGTGATCCAAAAACGCAATCTGTACGAGGCCGAGTACCGGACCCGGCGGCGCGGCGGCCTGTATGCCTGGATACGTGTCCGCGGCACCGTCGTGCTGGACGACCAGGGGCAAGCCATCCGACTGGTCGGCACCGTTTGGGACAGCAGCGAGTCCCGATCCGCCTTGGACGCCCTGGGCCGCGCCGTGCGCCATATGCACGACGGGTTCCTCTCGGTGGACGGTGAATGGCGGCTCACCTTTGTGAACGAGGAAGCGGAACACATTCTGGGCGCTTCAGAGGAGGAACTGCGTGGCCGCGTCCTGTGGGAGCTGTCCCCGCTGCAAAAGATGACGACCCTTGAAACCGCGTTCCGCGAGGCTGCCGCCAGGGATGCGCCTGTCGGCTTCGACGTTCGGATGCCAGATTCGGAACGCGACTACCATCTGCGGCTCGTCCCAGGGCGGGGCGCACGCGCCGTCTACTTCACGGATGTCACCGAGACCCTTCGCTACGAAGCCGAGCGGTCCGAGGCTGCACAGATCGCCGCTGAACGCGGCGCTTGGATCTCCGAGCTGACAGCGGCGCTCGCCAAAGCGACGACAGCGCGCGACGTGGTCGATGCCCTCGCCCAGCGGGTTCTGCCGTACGGAGTCACGGGCGTCAAAATGCAGATCATCGAGGGCGATCAGCTGTATGACATCGGTGAAGCCGGTCGGCCTCTAGCCTCCCTCGACCGGGGGGCAAGTTACACGATGGCGCCCTGCGAGCCTGTCTGGGACGCGGTGCTGACCAAAGAGCCGGTCCTCATCTCCTCGACCCAGGAGTTCTTGGCGCGCTACCCGCAGGCAGCAGAACACCTGCGGGAGCCCAACCAGCAAGCATGGGCGTTTGTGCCTCTGGCCGCGTCCGGACACACCTTCGGCGTCTGCGTCCTGGCCTTCGACCAACCCCGGGTATTCAGCGAGGACGAGTGCGCCCTACTGACGGGAGTCACCGCACTGGTTGCCCATGCCCTTGAGAGGGCGCGACTCTACGACGCCGAGCACACCCGGTCCAGGGAACTGCAGCGGAGCCTGCTCCCCCAGGAGCTCCCCGACCTGTCCGCATGCACGATCGCCGCACGCTATATCCCTGGCGAGCAGGATATGGATGTGGGAGGTGACTGGTACGACGTCATCCCACTCTCGGCGGCGCGAGTCGCACTCGTCATCGGCGACGTAATGGGGCATGGCCTGTCCGAGGCCACCACCATGGGCCGACTGCGTACTGCAGTCCACACTCTCGCCGCCCTCGAGCTTCCTCCCGAAGAGATCATGGGACATCTCAACGACATCGTCAGCGGCCTCGGGGAGGACTCGTACGCCACCTGCCTGTACGCACTCTATGATTCCACCGACCGCAGCTGCACTATTGTTTGCGCTGGCCACCCACCACCAGCAGTGGTCCATCCCGACGGCTCTGTGCACTTCCTCGACGTACCCCGGAATCCGCCGCTAGGCGCTGCGGAACCGCCGTTCGAGACGATGGAGCTGGACCTACCTGCGGAGAGCCTGCTGGTGCTGTACACCGACGGCCTGGTCGAATCGGCTGAACGCGACATCGATCAAGGCATGCTCCGACTCACGCAGCTTCTGCACACGGCCCAGAGCGAAGATTTGCACCGACTGTGCAGCGCGTTGACCGCCGATCTGCTCCCGGCCGGGCATCCCAGCGGGGATGACGCTGTCCTTCTCGTTGCCAGCGTCCACGCGTTGCCGGCCGATCACATGGCCTCTTGGCTGCTCCCGGAGGACCCACAGGCCGCAGGCCGGGCTCGCGAATTGATCCGGGACCAGCTTTCCGCCTGGGGACTGGACGATCTGACGATGACCACGGAGCTGCTGGCCAGCGAACTGGTGGGGAACGTCATACGCCATGCGCAGGGGCCACTGCACTTGCGGCTGCTGCGTGATGAGGAGCTTCTCTGCGAAGTCTCCGACGGCAGCCTCACCATGCCCCGTATCCGCCGGGCTTTGGAGACAGATGAAGGAGGGCGGGGGCTGCAACTGGTCGCTGCGCTCTCACAACGGTGGGGCGTCCGCTACACGGCCACCGGAAAGTGGATCTGGACAGCTCAGCCGCTTCCCGGCAGGTGAGGCTTCCTGGCGATATCGGCGGGGCGATCGTACGGTCAGCGACTCGTAGCGTGACCGGCGCCGCGACCGGCCGCACCTCGGGACATGGGTGGCTGTTGCCCGGACGGCCGAACTCCTTCTCATTCGCGACGCTGTCGGCCGCATCCCAGCAGCGTACGCCCAAGCCATCGAATGCTAAAGACAACGGCATTGCCTCTTAGAGGAGCTAACAGAAAGCTTCTGTGTCGCCATGTCTCGCTTCCTGGTGGCTCGTTGGACATGTCATGGGGAAGGGGAAGGGTCCGCCGTGGCTGGTGACGGATGACTTGTGGGCGAGATTCGAGCCTCTGTTGCCGGTCCGTGAGCGCAGATCTCGCAATGCTGGGCGTCTGCCGCTGGATGACCGCCGGTGCCTGCAGGGGATCCTGTTCGTGCTGCATACCGGCATCCAATGGGAGTGGTTGCCACAGGAGCTCGGGTTCGGGTCGGGGATGACGTGCTGGCGCCGGCTGCGGGACTGGAACGAAGCTGGCGTATGGGACCGGCTCCACCAGGTGCTGCTGACCGAATTGCACCAGGCGGGAAAGCTGGACTGGTCCCGGGCGGTGATCGACGGGTCGCATCGGCAGGCGCGTCGGGGCGGCCCAAAACAGGTCCGAGTCCGGTCGACCGTGCCAGGCCGGGCTCGAAGCACCACGTGATCACCGACGCACAAGGCACCCCGCTGGCCATCACGCTTACAGGTGGCAACCGGCATGATGTCACCCAGTTACTGCCCCTGCTCGACGCGATACCGCACATCAGGGGCCGCACCGGCAGACCTCGCCACCGGCCCCGGCAGCTGTTTGCCGACCGCGGTTACGACTTCGACAAGTACCGCCGTCTGCTGTGGAAGCGCGGGATCAAGCCGGCCATCGCCCGACGAGGGGTGCCGCACGGCTCCGGGCTCGGCGCCGTCCGCTGGGTGGTCGAGCGCACGAACGCCTGGATTCACGGCTTTCGCAGGCTGCGAATCCGCTGGGAGATCCGCGACGACGTCCACGAGGCATTCCTCAAACTGGCCTGCTGTGTCATCACCTATCGACGCATCCAAGCATTCTGTTAGCTCCTCTTAGCCGGCCGAGCCGAGATGTCCGGGCAGGTGGGTCGGCGTGGAGTTGC
Above is a genomic segment from Streptomyces sp. NBC_01454 containing:
- a CDS encoding nuclear transport factor 2 family protein; the protein is MSDDSDTISWIDSFYADVDAQDTQRVLDRFAPDGEIVFGGTPPAIGHPAVREVLENLRAALTKMEHEWRNRWQLDPTTLVLEARVRYFTRGGAEVLLPCVTVIERTSAGLITSLRIHIDAAVLFATLDTESVIAPAEDLQELPVSSPGARPSSPSVEQALALLPAGWPTTEWERCARAPARSAPTARKPGRTQRARQSRRGNATGPATVRRHGTRPRRQRPLNTIFECFSRS
- a CDS encoding fumarylacetoacetate hydrolase family protein — translated: MPVWSLVTCSPGDRSPEPGESFVAVADTEGGVWHNPVLARYPDVGAALRDWAELEPVLRDWQPSQGKLLDGVRLLTPIPSPTKLVCAGANYSDHLREMGVDEVPPGMEPYFFLLPPTTIVGPDDLIEIPDGPGARVDWEAELGVVIGRRTHRVQVERALEAVAGYTIVNDISARGLHARENPLAPPFAYDWLGSKGQDTFSPIGPGVTPSWFVPDPQSLPIRLWRNGVLEQDGNTRDMIFSVARLIAAASSLMTLEPGDVLATGTPAGVGVAKGLSLSPGDELHIDIEPLGSLRNHVGHAEEPPAPQAA
- the dmpG gene encoding 4-hydroxy-2-oxovalerate aldolase, which gives rise to MTPETTDAPRKLRITDSTLRDGSHAMRHQFTEEQVRGVVHALDNAGVEVIEVAHGDGLGGSSFNYGFSKVDEIQLIGAAVDEATRAKIAVLMLPGVGTVTELKRAHAVGASVARIATHCTEADTSVQHFTAARALGMETVGFLMLSHRIGPDELAKQARIMVDAGAQCVYVVDSAGALVLADAQARVQALVKEIGHEAQVGFHGHQNLSLGVANSVLAYQGGAQQIDGALCALGAGAGNSPTEVLAATFERMGIPTGVDVDLALAAAQDVVKPFIPRLPWMDRSSIVQGYAGVYSSFLLHAERASERYGVPAHEILEQVGEAGYVGGQEDMIIDIALRLAEEREKAGADR
- a CDS encoding acetaldehyde dehydrogenase (acetylating) yields the protein MSKATAAIVGPGNIGTDLLAKLLHSETVDVQYMVGVDPASDGLARAAKLGVETSAEGVDWLLSRDEVPEIVFEATSAKAHIANAPRYAEASIQAIDLTPAAVGPFVCPPVNLREHLHAPNINMITCGGQATVPIVHAVSRVVPVEYAEIVASIASRSAGPGTRANIDEFTETTAHAIEQVGGARKGKAVIIMNPVEPPMIMRDTVFCAIPQDSDRDAISESIVRMVSEVAEYVPGYTLRADPQFDDPRPEWKDQARVAVFLEVRGRGDYLPPWAGNLDIMTAAAARVGELLADAKTTAVNS
- a CDS encoding 2-keto-4-pentenoate hydratase; translation: MTDVALAEVAETLFAAYDTRVPVEPPAAKYQGLTLADAYEIQLLQIRRRLEAGARIKGHKVGLSSPAMQRQLGVDQPDYGHLLDDMFWLENAPVPASRFLQPRVEPEIAFVLKRPLAGPGVTVAEAAAAVDFVLPALELIDSRIRDWQIGIIDTIADNASSGGVVLGSSPSPLADVDLRLAGCTLHRNAELVGTGASGAVLGSPLTSLVWLANTVGARGVVLEAGHVVLPGSITASVPVAAGDTVTAAFAGLGSVTARFTEETT
- a CDS encoding SRPBCC family protein produces the protein MIFVSHTVPVNEPGAPRLSRAAVWDGLVRKANNALPFVAVMSDCTVVARHEDGSFDRDIRIRGDAFRERITLDEPHRVVFTRLSGPVLGTLSNEIECDGDDMQLRFSFALALVGVPGSSEAEEAFAKTMTDDYARAVTATRDAVRRLATADAA
- a CDS encoding NADH:flavin oxidoreductase, giving the protein MSTSSADVAADFAPLFTPLSLGRRTARNRIFQAPMSVGYANPDGTVTEREIQHYARRAQGGTGVVVTENFAISSAGRQMPLQTLVSDEDQLPGLQQLAAEIRRHGALSIVQIVHAGRYAGPWEEYESRRRLAPSAIPFELTRGRVVTPQEITPEEIEESIEEFVRAAQLCERAGFDGVDVHAAQGFLISGFLSPRTNQRTDEWGGDFVGRTRFLLEVVRRIVANTGPDFVVGVHLLSDERVEGGWSLDDAERLAPLLESEGAAFLFAIPATFETMRMPHNAGMLAKPGFSLDDSAALQRAVRIPVVANGGLGDPREAVRALQTHQGSAVGLARPLFVDPDWPTRVQAGTPEARRTCPCNPPLCLQTQLTGALCNHWPETAQTRGFFGYDEGPPA